One Microlunatus soli genomic window carries:
- a CDS encoding prolyl oligopeptidase family serine peptidase: MRHTIPRRTVLTAGAATAVTASLPAAVARADQHRPTATFTLDAEVLDGGEQVVAVTIDASALPAIDASSLAVDTFSVHAKGTNPLTGTVAYDLDRSVTAVRLDGSDIVLTLSYAEGVTGGSTLDYIGDKSRNVRLDLEYTITQNKPIRLRNRRRVVFSSIAQGNLVDAEVDAFDAAVSGSGMNYRLFSPAADSRQKRPLIVWLHGGGEGGLPDDDYYDNESQLRANRGALGFATKEGQRVFGGAYVVAPQCTTAWMDDGPRFAPLVREIIDEVRRKHPIDPRRIHVVGCSNGGYMSMKMTTVYPTLFASSVPICGVVEARDASGVPLIPDDELTAISTPTWLVASRDDPTVDPNANTVHAHDLIPDSIMSLYDTVTWNGYRFLGHWSWIYVARNDPEHDGTRIWQWMADQR, translated from the coding sequence GTGCGTCACACCATCCCCCGCCGTACCGTTCTGACCGCCGGCGCTGCGACCGCCGTCACGGCCTCGTTGCCGGCTGCTGTTGCCCGCGCCGACCAGCATCGGCCCACCGCGACCTTCACCCTCGACGCCGAGGTCCTGGACGGCGGCGAACAGGTCGTCGCGGTCACCATCGACGCCTCCGCGCTGCCGGCGATCGACGCATCCAGTCTCGCCGTCGACACGTTCAGCGTGCACGCCAAGGGCACCAACCCGCTGACCGGCACGGTCGCCTACGACCTGGATCGATCGGTGACGGCTGTCCGGCTGGACGGCAGCGACATCGTCCTGACGTTGTCCTACGCCGAGGGCGTGACCGGCGGCAGCACGCTGGACTACATCGGCGACAAGAGCCGCAACGTCCGGCTCGACCTGGAGTACACGATCACCCAGAACAAGCCGATCAGACTCCGGAACCGGCGTCGGGTCGTCTTCTCCTCGATCGCTCAGGGCAACCTGGTCGACGCCGAGGTGGACGCCTTCGACGCCGCCGTGTCCGGCTCGGGGATGAACTACCGGCTGTTCTCACCCGCTGCCGACAGCCGTCAGAAGCGGCCGCTGATCGTCTGGCTGCACGGTGGCGGCGAAGGTGGGCTGCCCGACGACGACTACTACGACAACGAGAGCCAACTGCGCGCCAACCGCGGCGCGCTCGGGTTCGCCACCAAGGAGGGGCAGCGGGTCTTCGGTGGGGCCTACGTGGTGGCGCCGCAGTGCACCACGGCCTGGATGGACGACGGTCCGCGCTTTGCGCCGCTGGTGCGTGAGATCATCGACGAGGTACGCCGCAAACACCCCATCGATCCCCGTCGGATCCATGTCGTCGGTTGCAGCAACGGCGGCTACATGAGCATGAAGATGACGACGGTGTACCCGACGCTGTTCGCCTCCTCGGTGCCGATCTGCGGTGTCGTCGAAGCTCGGGACGCTTCCGGCGTCCCGCTGATCCCCGACGACGAACTGACCGCGATCAGCACACCGACCTGGTTGGTGGCCTCCCGGGACGACCCGACCGTCGATCCGAACGCCAATACCGTGCATGCACACGACCTGATCCCCGATTCGATCATGAGCCTGTACGACACGGTCACCTGGAACGGCTACCGCTTCCTCGGACACTGGTCGTGGATCTACGTCGCCCGGAACGATCCGGAGCACGACGGCACCCGAATCTGGCAGTGGATGGCCGATCAGCGTTGA
- a CDS encoding alpha/beta hydrolase translates to MADSRTAQQVSIDQDVWLSAADHDYRLRIYRPQTNSTGVIFLWAHGGAWIGGDLEMAEADGVSRRVAGFGITVVSVDYTLAPRPAGWPAEEAPPSGADRPRAGYPVASVQLAAAFDWVVEHATDLGGAADKIGIGGASAGGNLAASAALRLRDAGGQQPAAVILSYPALHATHPPIADELLARLADVPQEDQIDPDGMPDLTANYAGTARDEPYAFPGSHDVARLPRTLIVNADLDTLRPSGELFAAELAGTGGDVRVLAEQSTIHGYLNNPDDPAVPITIARMVRWLTE, encoded by the coding sequence GTGGCCGACAGCAGGACCGCGCAGCAGGTATCGATCGATCAGGATGTCTGGTTGTCCGCCGCTGATCATGACTACCGGCTGCGGATCTATCGGCCGCAGACCAACTCCACCGGCGTGATCTTCCTCTGGGCGCACGGCGGTGCCTGGATCGGTGGCGACCTGGAGATGGCCGAGGCCGACGGAGTCTCCCGCAGGGTCGCCGGCTTTGGGATCACCGTCGTCTCGGTGGACTACACGCTGGCTCCGAGGCCAGCGGGTTGGCCTGCCGAGGAGGCCCCACCATCGGGCGCTGACCGCCCGCGGGCGGGCTACCCGGTGGCGTCAGTTCAACTCGCCGCCGCGTTCGACTGGGTGGTCGAGCACGCCACCGATCTGGGCGGTGCCGCGGACAAGATCGGGATCGGGGGCGCGAGCGCCGGCGGCAATCTCGCTGCCTCTGCGGCTCTGCGGCTACGGGACGCCGGCGGGCAGCAACCGGCGGCGGTGATCTTGAGCTATCCGGCACTGCACGCCACCCACCCGCCGATCGCCGACGAACTGCTTGCTCGGCTGGCAGACGTGCCGCAGGAGGACCAGATCGACCCCGACGGAATGCCCGATCTGACCGCCAACTACGCCGGCACGGCGCGCGACGAGCCGTACGCCTTCCCCGGGTCCCACGATGTCGCTCGGTTGCCCCGAACGTTGATCGTGAACGCCGATCTGGACACCCTGCGCCCGTCCGGGGAACTGTTCGCCGCCGAACTCGCCGGCACCGGCGGCGACGTCCGCGTGCTCGCCGAGCAGAGCACCATCCACGGCTACCTGAACAATCCCGACGACCCGGCCGTGCCGATCACCATCGCACGGATGGTGCGTTGGCTCACCGAGTGA
- the dnaE gene encoding DNA polymerase III subunit alpha, translating to MSASKSDSFVHLHVHSEYSMLDGAARIDDLMAGCEQMEMPAIALTDHGFLFGAHEFHAAATKAGVKPIIGLETYVTPKTHRSERKRVRWGDGGGDDVSGGGAYTHMTLWSESTEGMHNLFRLGTRASTEGFFYKPRTDRELLAEYAKGLIASTGCPSGEVQTYLRLGKYDEAVASAAEFRDIFGAGNYYVELMDHGLTIEKRVREDLLRIAKDLKLPLVATNDLHYASADDAEAHEALLCVQSGSTMADANRFKLEGGGYYLKSPQEMRELFSELPEACDSTLEIAERCQTEFVYGEGRYMPRFPVPEGHDETSWFLHEVETGLAERYPDGITPEVRKQTDFETEVIIGKGYPGYYLVVADFINWAKNNGVRVGPGRGSGAGSICAYATKITDLDPLQHGLIFERFLNPERKSMPDFDVDFDDRRRGEVIKYVSEKYGDDRVAQIVTYGTIKAKQSVKDASRVLGYPFAVGEKLTKAMPPPVQGKDVPLPSIFDKSHDRYNEGGEFRQLYETDADTKKVVDTAMGLEGLKRQWGVHAAGVIMSSDPLIDIIPMMKREQDGAIITQFDYPTCESLGLVKMDFLGLRNLTILGDALDNVKLNRGIDVDLDELAKTLDDKATYDLLSRGDTLGVFQFDSSGYRSLCRLMKPTEFNDISALGALYRPGPMGADSHTNYAKRKNGQQAVEYLHPELAEALAPILSESYGLIIYQEQVMKIAQELAGYTLGKADLLRKAMGKKKKEVLEAEFPPFQEGMRANGFSDESINALWEVLVPFSSYAFNKAHSAAYGLVSYWTAYLKAHYPAEYMAAVLESVKDDKDKIAIYLSECRRLHIQVLPPDVNESEARFTPVGSDIRFGLTAIRNVGGNVVDGIVTAREEHGKAKDFNSYLDQIPLIACSKRVTESLIKAGAFDSISPSRRALMTVFESAVDGVIDLKRNEAHGQDDLFGDLGADASPVSVAVPEIDDWDKRTKLAFEREMLGLYVSDHPLQGLEHVIERERDVSIGRLIGDDGPREGMVTVAGMITNVTRKTTKRGDIWAVISVEDLEASIEVLLFPKAYDLVSTVLAEDTVVTVKGRIRDDDDSIALIGQELTLPDTSDGPTGPVVISLPVTRCTPATVDKLAEILRSHPGMTEVQVKLKAPSKTTVMRIGNEFRVTSSQPLMADLKAELGPSCLAG from the coding sequence ATGTCTGCATCGAAGTCTGACTCCTTCGTCCACCTGCACGTCCATTCGGAGTATTCGATGCTGGACGGTGCGGCCCGGATCGATGATCTGATGGCCGGTTGCGAGCAGATGGAGATGCCGGCGATCGCCCTCACCGATCACGGTTTCCTGTTCGGCGCGCACGAGTTCCATGCCGCGGCGACCAAGGCCGGGGTGAAGCCGATCATCGGCCTGGAGACCTATGTGACGCCGAAGACCCATCGCAGCGAACGCAAGCGGGTGCGTTGGGGTGACGGCGGCGGCGACGATGTGTCGGGTGGCGGGGCGTACACCCACATGACGTTGTGGTCGGAGTCCACCGAGGGGATGCACAACCTGTTCCGGCTCGGTACTCGAGCTTCGACCGAGGGCTTCTTCTACAAGCCTCGGACCGACCGCGAGCTGCTCGCCGAATACGCCAAGGGACTGATCGCGAGCACCGGCTGCCCGTCCGGCGAGGTGCAGACCTACCTGCGGCTCGGTAAGTACGACGAGGCGGTCGCGTCGGCGGCCGAGTTCCGCGACATCTTCGGCGCCGGCAACTACTACGTCGAGCTGATGGACCACGGGCTGACCATCGAGAAGCGGGTCCGCGAGGATCTGCTGCGGATCGCCAAGGACCTGAAGCTGCCGCTGGTCGCCACCAACGACCTGCACTACGCCTCGGCCGACGACGCCGAAGCGCATGAGGCTCTGCTGTGTGTCCAGTCCGGGTCGACGATGGCCGACGCGAACCGGTTCAAGCTCGAGGGCGGCGGCTACTACCTGAAGTCGCCGCAGGAGATGCGGGAGCTCTTCTCCGAACTGCCCGAGGCCTGCGACAGCACGCTGGAGATCGCCGAACGGTGTCAGACGGAGTTCGTCTACGGCGAGGGTCGCTACATGCCGCGGTTCCCGGTGCCGGAGGGGCACGACGAGACCAGTTGGTTCCTGCACGAGGTGGAGACCGGACTGGCCGAGCGGTATCCCGACGGCATCACGCCGGAGGTCCGCAAGCAGACCGACTTCGAGACCGAGGTGATCATCGGCAAGGGCTACCCGGGCTACTACCTGGTGGTCGCCGACTTCATCAACTGGGCCAAGAACAACGGTGTCCGGGTCGGCCCGGGGCGTGGTTCGGGTGCCGGCTCGATCTGCGCCTACGCGACCAAGATCACCGACCTGGACCCGTTGCAGCACGGGCTGATCTTCGAGCGGTTCCTCAACCCCGAACGCAAATCGATGCCCGACTTCGACGTCGACTTCGACGACCGGCGTCGTGGCGAGGTGATCAAGTACGTCAGCGAGAAGTACGGCGACGACCGGGTCGCCCAGATCGTCACCTACGGAACGATCAAGGCCAAGCAGTCGGTCAAGGACGCCTCCCGGGTGCTCGGCTATCCGTTCGCGGTCGGGGAGAAGCTGACCAAGGCGATGCCGCCGCCGGTGCAGGGCAAGGACGTCCCGCTGCCCAGCATCTTCGACAAGTCCCACGACCGGTACAACGAGGGCGGCGAGTTCCGGCAGCTGTACGAGACCGATGCCGACACCAAGAAGGTCGTCGACACCGCGATGGGCCTGGAAGGGCTGAAGCGGCAATGGGGTGTGCACGCTGCGGGCGTGATCATGTCCTCCGACCCCCTGATCGACATCATCCCGATGATGAAGCGCGAGCAGGACGGTGCCATCATCACCCAGTTCGACTACCCGACGTGTGAGTCGCTCGGGCTGGTGAAGATGGACTTCCTCGGGTTGCGGAACCTGACCATCCTCGGCGATGCGCTGGACAACGTGAAGTTGAACCGCGGGATCGATGTCGATCTTGATGAGCTGGCCAAGACGCTGGACGACAAGGCGACCTACGACCTGCTCTCGCGCGGCGACACGTTGGGAGTATTCCAGTTCGACTCGTCGGGTTACCGATCCCTGTGTCGGTTGATGAAGCCCACCGAGTTCAATGACATCTCCGCGCTCGGCGCCTTGTATCGGCCGGGACCGATGGGTGCCGACAGCCACACCAACTACGCCAAGCGGAAGAACGGGCAACAGGCTGTCGAGTACCTGCATCCCGAGCTGGCCGAAGCGTTGGCGCCGATCCTGTCCGAGTCGTACGGCTTGATCATCTACCAAGAGCAGGTCATGAAGATCGCCCAGGAGCTGGCCGGCTACACGCTGGGCAAAGCAGATCTGCTCCGCAAGGCGATGGGCAAGAAGAAGAAGGAGGTGTTGGAGGCCGAGTTCCCGCCCTTCCAGGAGGGTATGCGGGCGAACGGTTTCTCCGACGAATCGATCAACGCGCTCTGGGAGGTGCTGGTCCCGTTCTCCAGCTACGCCTTCAACAAGGCGCACTCGGCGGCGTACGGGCTGGTGTCCTATTGGACCGCCTACCTGAAGGCGCATTATCCGGCCGAATACATGGCCGCGGTGCTGGAATCGGTGAAGGACGACAAGGACAAGATCGCGATCTACCTGTCCGAGTGTCGTCGACTGCACATCCAGGTGCTGCCACCGGACGTCAACGAGTCCGAGGCCCGGTTCACCCCGGTCGGCTCCGACATCCGCTTCGGCCTGACCGCGATCCGCAACGTGGGTGGCAACGTCGTCGACGGAATCGTCACCGCCCGTGAAGAACACGGCAAGGCCAAGGACTTCAACTCCTACCTTGATCAGATCCCGTTGATCGCCTGCAGCAAGCGGGTGACGGAGTCGTTGATCAAGGCCGGTGCCTTCGATTCGATCTCACCGAGCCGGCGGGCCCTGATGACGGTCTTCGAGTCGGCGGTGGACGGTGTCATCGACCTGAAACGTAACGAGGCGCACGGTCAGGACGACCTGTTCGGTGATCTTGGTGCCGATGCCTCACCGGTCAGCGTTGCGGTGCCCGAGATCGACGACTGGGACAAGCGCACCAAGCTGGCCTTCGAACGGGAGATGCTCGGCCTCTACGTCAGTGATCATCCGCTGCAAGGACTGGAGCACGTGATCGAGCGGGAACGCGACGTCAGCATCGGTCGGCTGATCGGCGACGACGGTCCGCGGGAGGGTATGGTCACCGTCGCCGGCATGATCACCAACGTGACCCGGAAGACCACCAAGCGGGGCGACATCTGGGCGGTGATCTCGGTCGAGGACCTGGAGGCATCGATCGAGGTGCTGCTGTTCCCGAAGGCCTACGACCTGGTTTCGACCGTGCTGGCCGAGGACACGGTCGTCACGGTGAAAGGCCGGATCCGCGACGACGACGATTCGATCGCCTTGATCGGCCAGGAGCTCACCCTGCCGGACACCAGCGACGGTCCGACCGGGCCGGTGGTGATCTCGCTGCCGGTCACCCGGTGCACGCCGGCGACGGTGGACAAGTTGGCCGAGATCCTGCGCTCCCATCCGGGCATGACCGAGGTCCAGGTCAAACTGAAGGCACCGAGCAAGACCACGGTGATGCGGATCGGCAACGAGTTCCGGGTCACCTCCTCACAGCCCCTGATGGCCGACCTGAAGGCCGAGCTCGGACCGTCCTGCCTGGCCGGGTGA
- a CDS encoding DUF1697 domain-containing protein: MYVVLLRGVNLGKRKVLSAELKALATDLGHTEVSTYINSGNVICGSAESAEQIEQGFEEALAQRYGFDVDVVVRTGTQLAAVVAANPYPDGDPKQVTVGFTKAPIASDAADRLAALAEPEERFTLAEREVYVDFAGGLAHSKLATGLPKAVGQTTTARNIRTVTKLAELATAQR; encoded by the coding sequence ATGTATGTCGTGCTGCTGCGCGGAGTCAATCTCGGCAAACGGAAGGTCCTGAGCGCCGAGCTGAAGGCGCTGGCCACCGACCTCGGCCACACCGAGGTGTCGACCTACATCAACAGCGGGAACGTGATCTGCGGATCAGCCGAATCGGCCGAGCAGATCGAGCAAGGCTTCGAGGAGGCTCTGGCGCAGCGCTACGGCTTCGACGTCGACGTGGTGGTCCGCACCGGGACCCAGCTGGCTGCGGTGGTCGCGGCCAATCCCTATCCCGACGGAGACCCCAAACAGGTGACGGTCGGCTTCACCAAGGCCCCGATCGCCTCCGACGCCGCCGACCGGCTGGCCGCGCTCGCGGAGCCGGAGGAGCGGTTCACGCTGGCCGAACGGGAGGTCTACGTCGATTTCGCCGGTGGCCTGGCGCACAGCAAGCTGGCGACCGGCCTGCCCAAGGCGGTCGGGCAGACCACCACCGCACGCAACATCAGGACGGTCACCAAGCTCGCCGAGCTGGCAACTGCTCAACGCTGA
- a CDS encoding OsmC family protein, producing the protein MSGKQHHYAARIRWTGNLGSGTSGYRDYSRDHEITMATKPDQMLAGSADKSFRGDPGRFNPEELLLAALSQCHLLSYLHACVLAGVRVVDYIDDATGTMVTEADGSGHFTEVVLKPQVVIADGSDLQAAEAAHQVAHRMCFIANSVNFPVRHQPRITVADPAV; encoded by the coding sequence ATGAGCGGCAAACAGCACCACTATGCAGCCCGGATCCGCTGGACGGGCAATCTCGGCAGCGGTACCTCGGGCTATCGCGACTACTCCCGTGATCATGAGATCACGATGGCGACCAAGCCCGATCAGATGCTGGCCGGATCCGCCGATAAATCCTTCCGTGGTGATCCGGGACGTTTCAATCCTGAGGAGTTGCTGCTGGCCGCGCTGAGCCAGTGCCACCTGCTGTCCTACCTGCACGCTTGTGTGCTGGCCGGCGTCCGGGTGGTCGATTACATCGACGACGCGACCGGCACGATGGTCACCGAGGCCGATGGCAGTGGGCATTTCACCGAGGTGGTCTTGAAACCGCAGGTGGTGATTGCCGACGGCAGCGACCTGCAGGCGGCTGAGGCGGCCCATCAGGTCGCGCACCGGATGTGCTTCATCGCCAACTCGGTGAACTTCCCGGTCAGGCACCAGCCGAGGATCACCGTCGCCGATCCCGCGGTCTGA